One Gossypium raimondii isolate GPD5lz chromosome 3, ASM2569854v1, whole genome shotgun sequence genomic window carries:
- the LOC105794341 gene encoding uncharacterized protein LOC105794341 has translation MFVDSSFPILQPVPSSNKLRAFQMLRQVKEGVILLPTEAACLIASSTHSVPSSFHTITSHKEASQFRHRSFPYYNQLTAIYARDRATGKDAQTAANVLEEIHAEDERTTNMNEERNTFYDCEADVSLDDMDVSGTDPRGYRDKGGSSSSNKRKKKSDARDNVYSSFEEAATLLGEKIEAVGDKISMSIASEVVVQQKSEEKMEENASNLYSALWSIEGLTDDQRYDALSKIPDHPAQMIVFFSLPFVARLEWVRRFLSHH, from the exons ATGTTTGTTGATTCGTCGTTCCCTATCCTCCAGCCTGTTCCTTCTTCTAATAAGCTTCGTGCGTTCCAAATGTTGCGCCAGGTAAAAGAAGG tgtgatattgcTTCCTACTGAAGCGGCTTGTTTGATTGCTTCTTCCACCCACAGTGTACCGTCTTCTTTTCACACAATCACT agtcacaaagaagcctctcagttcagacatcgttctttcccttactacaaccagcttactgcgatatacgcaagagatcgggcgactgggaaagacgctcaaacagctgctaatgttcttgaagaaatacatgctgaggatgaacgtactacaaatatgaatgaagagagaaacacattctatgactgcgaagctgacgtctctttagacgacatggatgtttctggtacAGATCCGCGAGGATATAGAGAcaaagggggttcctcatcttcaaacaagagaaagaagaaatctgatgctcgtgataatgtgtattcttcatttgaggagGCTGCCACCTTGTTGGGGGAAAAAATCGAGGCCGTTGGTGATAAAATCAGTAtgagtattgcctccgaggtggtagttcagcagaagtcagaagaaaagatggaagagaatgcttcaaatttatattcagccttatggtcaattgaaggtttaaccgacgatcagcggtatgatgctttgagtaaaattcccgatcatccagctcaaatgatcgttttcttcaGTTTACCTTTTGTTgcccgattggaatgggtcagaagatttctttctcaccattaa
- the LOC105794339 gene encoding D-galacturonate reductase encodes MENKVPIVSVVSSFSGLTMPVIGMGTASYPPVDAGTLKSAIVEAIRAGYRHFDTAFIYGSEQPLGAAIAEALNIGLIKSRNELFITSKLWCTYAEPDLVIPAIKMSLENLQLEYLDLYLIHWPLKFSKEVSRLPVPKEEVSVIDIKSVWSAMEECQLLGLTKAIGVSNFSSRKLEEILSFAKIPPAVNQVEMNPLWQQKELNEYCQAKGIHVSAHSPLGSKGTLWGDNRIFDCHALKEIAEAKGKTIAQICLRWVYEQGASVIAKSFNKKRMEENLEIFDWSLSVEELEKIRGLPQCKFNSIGTFIEPSAELEAQL; translated from the exons atggAGAATAAAGTTCCAATCGTTTCAGTCGTCTCCTCCTTTAGCGGACTAACCATGCCAGTGATAGGCATGGGGACAGCCTCGTATCCACCAGTTGATGCAGGGACCCTAAAATCAGCCATTGTTGAGGCAATCAGAGCTGGGTATCGCCACTTTGATACAGCTTTCATATATGGGTCTGAGCAGCCACTTGGAGCAGCAATCGCTGAGGCCTTGAACATTGGCCTCATCAAGTCCCGGAATGAACTCTTTATCACTTCCAAACTATGGTGCACTTATGCTGAGCCAGACTTGGTCATTCCCGCCATCAAAATGAGTCTCGA GAATCTTCAGCTAGAATATCTTGATCTTTATCTCATACATTGGCCACTAAAGTTCAGCAAAGAGGTGAGTCGTTTGCCGGTTCCCAAAGAAGAAGTATCTGTTATTGATATCAAATCAGTTTGGAGTGCCATGGAAGAGTGTCAACTTCTGGGTCTCACCAAAGCCATTGGTGTCTCTAACTTCTCTTCGAGAAAGCTTGAAGAAATCCTTTCCTTTGCCAAAATCCCTCCCGCCGTCAACCAG gTGGAGATGAACCCACTTTGGCAGCAAAAGGAGCTGAATGAGTACTGCCAGGCAAAGGGTATTCATGTTTCAGCTCATTCCCCTCTGGGCTCAAAAGGCACGTTGTGGGGAGATAACAGGATTTTCGACTGTCATGCTTTGAAAGAGATTGCCGAGGCCAAAGGGAAAACAATTGCCCAG ATTTGTCTAAGATGGGTGTACGAGCAAGGGGCAAGTGTGATAGCAAAGAGCTTCAACAAGAAGAGAATGGAGGAGAACCTTGAAATATTTGATTGGTCATTGAGTGTAGAAGAATTGGAGAAGATCAGAGGTCTTCCCCAGTGCAAATTTAACTCCATCGGTACATTTATCGAGCCCAGCGCCGAGCTTGAGGCACAGCTATGA